One window of Arvicola amphibius chromosome 6, mArvAmp1.2, whole genome shotgun sequence genomic DNA carries:
- the Map7d1 gene encoding MAP7 domain-containing protein 1 isoform X4, producing the protein MENGPRTEPGPGAPAAMIARIPAEPRPSPEGDPSPPPPPTPMSALVPDTPPDTPPAMKNATSPKQLPLEPETPTGQISPRPAPPQEDSPSSEAKSRGPTPPATGPRDARPSRRSSQPSPTAVPASDSPPTKQDVKKAGERHKLAKERREERAKYLAAKKAVWLEKEEKAKALREKQLQERRRRLEEQRLKAEQRRAALEERQRQKLEKNKERYEAAIQRSVKKTWAEIRQQRWSWAGALHHSSPGRGSRCSVSAVNLPKHVDSIINKRLSKSSATLWNSPSRNRSLQLSAWESSIVDRLMTPTLSFLARSRSAVTLPRNGRDQAVPVCPRSASASPLTPCSAPRSAHRCTPSGERAERRKSGAGGSPALARRRLEATPVLKKEKKDKERENEKEKSALARERLKKRQSLPASVRPRLSAAAGAELSPKSKARPSSPSTTWHRPASPCPSPGPGQTLPPKPPSPRSTTASPKGRVRRKEEAKESPSPSGPEDKNRSKSRTIEKEPAAPASPAPSPVPSPTPAQPQKEQPSTEIPADTTVQTAPPPTAPPVTPSKPMAGTTDREEATRLLAEKRRQAREQREREEQERKLQAERDKRMREEQLAREAEARAEREAEARRREEQEAREKAQAEQEEQERLQKQKEEAEARSREEAERQRLEREKHFQKEEQERQERRKRLEEIMKRTRKSEAAETKKRDGKEPTVNNSCPDPVKAAETRPSGLQKDSVQKEELAPQEPQWSLPSKEMPGSLVNGLQPLPAHQENGFSPKGTAGEKGLGRTPEGLLPFAEAEAFLKKAVVQPPQVTEVL; encoded by the exons CTATGATAGCCAGGATTCCCGCAGAGCCAAGACCTTCTCCAGAAGGCGACCCTTCCCCTCCACCGCCACCGACACCGATGTCAGCCTTGGTTCCTGACACTCCCCCGGACACCCCTCCTGCCATGAAGAATGCCACTAGTCCTAAGCAGCTCCCACTGGAACCAGAGACTCCCACTGGGCAGATCTCGCCTCGGCCAGCTCCCCCACAGGAAGACTCCCCATCCTCAGAAGCAAAGAGCAGGGGACCCACCCCACCAGCCACAGGCCCACGGGACGCCAGGCCTTCTCGAAGGAGTAGCCAGCCATCCCCAACAGCAGTACCAGCCTCTGACAGCCCTCCCACCAAGCAAG atgtaaagaaggcaggagagagacacaAGCTTGCCAAAGAGCGACGAGAAGAGCGGGCCAAGTACCTGG CGgccaagaaggcagtgtggctggagaaggaggagaaggccAAGGCGCTTCGGGAGAAGCAGCTCCAGGAGCGCCGCCGACGATTGGAGGAGCAGCGGCTTAAAGCCGAGCAGCGCCGGGCTGCCCTGGAGGAGCGGCAGAGGCAGAAGCTTGAGAAAAACAAG GAACGCTATGAAGCAGCCATCCAGCGGTCAGTGAAGAAGACCTGGGCTGAAATCCGGCAGCAgcgctggtcctgggcaggggcCCTGCACCACAGCTCCCCCGGAC GTGGGAGCAGGTGCTCCGTGTCGGCAGTAAACCTGCCCAAACACGTGGACTCTATAATCAACAAGCGGCTCTCAAAGTCCTCTGCCACGCTCTGGAACTCCCCCAGTAGAA ATCGCAGCCTGCAGCTGAGCGCTTGGGAGAGCAGCATTGTGGATCGTCTGATGACGCCCACCCTCTCCTTCCTGGCTCGGAGTCGCAGCGCGGTTACACTGCCCAGAAACGGCCGGGACCAGG CCGTGCCAGTGTGCCCTCGCTCAGCCTCCGCCAGCCCGCTAACGCCTTGTAGCGCCCCTCGGAGCGCGCACCGCTGCACCCCGTCTGGGGAGCGCGCGGAGCGACGCAAGTCCGGTGCCGGCGGCAGCCCCGCATTGGCCCGCCGCCGGCTGGAAGCCACGCCG GTGctgaaaaaggagaagaaggacaAGGAGCGGGAAAACGAGAAGGAAAAGAGCGCCCTGGCCCGCGAGCGCCTCAAGAAGCGGCAGTCGTTACCAGCCTCTGTGCGACCCAGGCTCTCCGCCGCCGCCGGTGCTGAGCTCAG cCCTAAGTCCAAGGCCCGGCCATCCTCTCCCTCAACAACCTGGCACAGACCTGcctccccctgccccagcccaGGACCAGGTCAGACCCTTCCTCCAAAACCACCATCCCCCCGAAGCACCACTGCATCGCCCAAGGGGCGGGTTcggaggaaggaggaggcaaaAGAGAGCCCCAGCCCATCAGGGCCTGAGGACAAGAACCGCAGCAAGAGCAGAACCATCGAGAAGGAGCCAGCGGCCCCAGCTTCACCAGCGCCCTCCCCAGTGCCCTCACCGACCCCAGCCCAGCCTCAGAAGGAGCAGCCCTCAACAGAGATCCCTGCAG ACACCACCGTCCAGactgcccctcctcccactgcTCCTCCGGTGACCCCTAGCAAACCTATGGCTGGCACCACAGACCGGGAAGAAGCCACTCGGCTCCTGGCTGAGAAGCGGCGCCAGGCTCGGGAACAGAGGGAACGCGAAGAACAGGAGCGGAAGCTGCAGGCCGAAAGGGACAA ACGAATGCGGGAGGAGCAGCTGGCACGGGAGGCCGAGGCCCGGGCTGAACGCGAGGCTGAGGCCCGGAGACGGGAGGAGCAGGAGGCTCGAGAGAAGGCCCAGGctgagcaggaggagcaggagcggCTGCAGAAGCAG AAAGAGGAAGCCGAAGCTCGGTCCCGGGAAGAAGCTGAGCGCCAGCGCCTGGAGCGGGAAAAGCACTTccagaaggaggagcaggagagacaaGAGCGGAGAAAG CGGCTGGAGGAGATAATGAAGAGGACCCGGAAGTCAGAAGCTGCTGAAACCAAG AAGCGGGATGGAAAGGAGCCCACGGTCAACAATTCCTGTCCAG ACCCTGTGAAAGCTGCAGAGACTCGGCCCTCAGGGCTACAGAAGGATTCTGTCCAGAAAGAGGAGCTGGCCCCTCAGGAGCCACAGTGGAG TCTGCCAAGCAAGGAGATGCCAGGGTCCCTGGTAAATGGCCTGCAGCCTCTCCCAGCGCACCAGGAGAATGGCTTCTCCCCAAAGGGAACCGCTGGAGAAAAAGGTCTGGGTCGAACACCAGAGGGACTCCTCCCATTTGCAGAGGCAGAAGCCTTCCTCAAGAAAGCAGTGGTTCAGCCCCCACAGGTCACAG aAGTCCTTTAA
- the Map7d1 gene encoding MAP7 domain-containing protein 1 isoform X3, whose protein sequence is MENGPRTEPGPGAPAAMIARIPAEPRPSPEGDPSPPPPPTPMSALVPDTPPDTPPAMKNATSPKQLPLEPETPTGQISPRPAPPQEDSPSSEAKSRGPTPPATGPRDARPSRRSSQPSPTAVPASDSPPTKQDVKKAGERHKLAKERREERAKYLAAKKAVWLEKEEKAKALREKQLQERRRRLEEQRLKAEQRRAALEERQRQKLEKNKERYEAAIQRSVKKTWAEIRQQRWSWAGALHHSSPGRKTSGSRCSVSAVNLPKHVDSIINKRLSKSSATLWNSPSRNRSLQLSAWESSIVDRLMTPTLSFLARSRSAVTLPRNGRDQAVPVCPRSASASPLTPCSAPRSAHRCTPSGERAERRKSGAGGSPALARRRLEATPVLKKEKKDKERENEKEKSALARERLKKRQSLPASVRPRLSAAAGAELSPKSKARPSSPSTTWHRPASPCPSPGPGQTLPPKPPSPRSTTASPKGRVRRKEEAKESPSPSGPEDKNRSKSRTIEKEPAAPASPAPSPVPSPTPAQPQKEQPSTEIPADTTVQTAPPPTAPPVTPSKPMAGTTDREEATRLLAEKRRQAREQREREEQERKLQAERDKRMREEQLAREAEARAEREAEARRREEQEAREKAQAEQEEQERLQKQKEEAEARSREEAERQRLEREKHFQKEEQERQERRKRLEEIMKRTRKSEAAETKKRDGKEPTVNNSCPDPVKAAETRPSGLQKDSVQKEELAPQEPQWSLPSKEMPGSLVNGLQPLPAHQENGFSPKGTAGEKGLGRTPEGLLPFAEAEAFLKKAVVQPPQVTEVL, encoded by the exons CTATGATAGCCAGGATTCCCGCAGAGCCAAGACCTTCTCCAGAAGGCGACCCTTCCCCTCCACCGCCACCGACACCGATGTCAGCCTTGGTTCCTGACACTCCCCCGGACACCCCTCCTGCCATGAAGAATGCCACTAGTCCTAAGCAGCTCCCACTGGAACCAGAGACTCCCACTGGGCAGATCTCGCCTCGGCCAGCTCCCCCACAGGAAGACTCCCCATCCTCAGAAGCAAAGAGCAGGGGACCCACCCCACCAGCCACAGGCCCACGGGACGCCAGGCCTTCTCGAAGGAGTAGCCAGCCATCCCCAACAGCAGTACCAGCCTCTGACAGCCCTCCCACCAAGCAAG atgtaaagaaggcaggagagagacacaAGCTTGCCAAAGAGCGACGAGAAGAGCGGGCCAAGTACCTGG CGgccaagaaggcagtgtggctggagaaggaggagaaggccAAGGCGCTTCGGGAGAAGCAGCTCCAGGAGCGCCGCCGACGATTGGAGGAGCAGCGGCTTAAAGCCGAGCAGCGCCGGGCTGCCCTGGAGGAGCGGCAGAGGCAGAAGCTTGAGAAAAACAAG GAACGCTATGAAGCAGCCATCCAGCGGTCAGTGAAGAAGACCTGGGCTGAAATCCGGCAGCAgcgctggtcctgggcaggggcCCTGCACCACAGCTCCCCCGGACGTAAGACTA GTGGGAGCAGGTGCTCCGTGTCGGCAGTAAACCTGCCCAAACACGTGGACTCTATAATCAACAAGCGGCTCTCAAAGTCCTCTGCCACGCTCTGGAACTCCCCCAGTAGAA ATCGCAGCCTGCAGCTGAGCGCTTGGGAGAGCAGCATTGTGGATCGTCTGATGACGCCCACCCTCTCCTTCCTGGCTCGGAGTCGCAGCGCGGTTACACTGCCCAGAAACGGCCGGGACCAGG CCGTGCCAGTGTGCCCTCGCTCAGCCTCCGCCAGCCCGCTAACGCCTTGTAGCGCCCCTCGGAGCGCGCACCGCTGCACCCCGTCTGGGGAGCGCGCGGAGCGACGCAAGTCCGGTGCCGGCGGCAGCCCCGCATTGGCCCGCCGCCGGCTGGAAGCCACGCCG GTGctgaaaaaggagaagaaggacaAGGAGCGGGAAAACGAGAAGGAAAAGAGCGCCCTGGCCCGCGAGCGCCTCAAGAAGCGGCAGTCGTTACCAGCCTCTGTGCGACCCAGGCTCTCCGCCGCCGCCGGTGCTGAGCTCAG cCCTAAGTCCAAGGCCCGGCCATCCTCTCCCTCAACAACCTGGCACAGACCTGcctccccctgccccagcccaGGACCAGGTCAGACCCTTCCTCCAAAACCACCATCCCCCCGAAGCACCACTGCATCGCCCAAGGGGCGGGTTcggaggaaggaggaggcaaaAGAGAGCCCCAGCCCATCAGGGCCTGAGGACAAGAACCGCAGCAAGAGCAGAACCATCGAGAAGGAGCCAGCGGCCCCAGCTTCACCAGCGCCCTCCCCAGTGCCCTCACCGACCCCAGCCCAGCCTCAGAAGGAGCAGCCCTCAACAGAGATCCCTGCAG ACACCACCGTCCAGactgcccctcctcccactgcTCCTCCGGTGACCCCTAGCAAACCTATGGCTGGCACCACAGACCGGGAAGAAGCCACTCGGCTCCTGGCTGAGAAGCGGCGCCAGGCTCGGGAACAGAGGGAACGCGAAGAACAGGAGCGGAAGCTGCAGGCCGAAAGGGACAA ACGAATGCGGGAGGAGCAGCTGGCACGGGAGGCCGAGGCCCGGGCTGAACGCGAGGCTGAGGCCCGGAGACGGGAGGAGCAGGAGGCTCGAGAGAAGGCCCAGGctgagcaggaggagcaggagcggCTGCAGAAGCAG AAAGAGGAAGCCGAAGCTCGGTCCCGGGAAGAAGCTGAGCGCCAGCGCCTGGAGCGGGAAAAGCACTTccagaaggaggagcaggagagacaaGAGCGGAGAAAG CGGCTGGAGGAGATAATGAAGAGGACCCGGAAGTCAGAAGCTGCTGAAACCAAG AAGCGGGATGGAAAGGAGCCCACGGTCAACAATTCCTGTCCAG ACCCTGTGAAAGCTGCAGAGACTCGGCCCTCAGGGCTACAGAAGGATTCTGTCCAGAAAGAGGAGCTGGCCCCTCAGGAGCCACAGTGGAG TCTGCCAAGCAAGGAGATGCCAGGGTCCCTGGTAAATGGCCTGCAGCCTCTCCCAGCGCACCAGGAGAATGGCTTCTCCCCAAAGGGAACCGCTGGAGAAAAAGGTCTGGGTCGAACACCAGAGGGACTCCTCCCATTTGCAGAGGCAGAAGCCTTCCTCAAGAAAGCAGTGGTTCAGCCCCCACAGGTCACAG aAGTCCTTTAA
- the Map7d1 gene encoding MAP7 domain-containing protein 1 isoform X8 has product MENGPRTEPGPGAPAAMIARIPAEPRPSPEGDPSPPPPPTPMSALVPDTPPDTPPAMKNATSPKQLPLEPETPTGQISPRPAPPQEDSPSSEAKSRGPTPPATGPRDARPSRRSSQPSPTAVPASDSPPTKQDVKKAGERHKLAKERREERAKYLAAKKAVWLEKEEKAKALREKQLQERRRRLEEQRLKAEQRRAALEERQRQKLEKNKERYEAAIQRSVKKTWAEIRQQRWSWAGALHHSSPGHRSLQLSAWESSIVDRLMTPTLSFLARSRSAVTLPRNGRDQAVPVCPRSASASPLTPCSAPRSAHRCTPSGERAERRKSGAGGSPALARRRLEATPVLKKEKKDKERENEKEKSALARERLKKRQSLPASVRPRLSAAAGAELSPKSKARPSSPSTTWHRPASPCPSPGPGQTLPPKPPSPRSTTASPKGRVRRKEEAKESPSPSGPEDKNRSKSRTIEKEPAAPASPAPSPVPSPTPAQPQKEQPSTEIPADTTVQTAPPPTAPPVTPSKPMAGTTDREEATRLLAEKRRQAREQREREEQERKLQAERDKRMREEQLAREAEARAEREAEARRREEQEAREKAQAEQEEQERLQKQKEEAEARSREEAERQRLEREKHFQKEEQERQERRKRLEEIMKRTRKSEAAETKKRDGKEPTVNNSCPDPVKAAETRPSGLQKDSVQKEELAPQEPQWSLPSKEMPGSLVNGLQPLPAHQENGFSPKGTAGEKGLGRTPEGLLPFAEAEAFLKKAVVQPPQVTEVL; this is encoded by the exons CTATGATAGCCAGGATTCCCGCAGAGCCAAGACCTTCTCCAGAAGGCGACCCTTCCCCTCCACCGCCACCGACACCGATGTCAGCCTTGGTTCCTGACACTCCCCCGGACACCCCTCCTGCCATGAAGAATGCCACTAGTCCTAAGCAGCTCCCACTGGAACCAGAGACTCCCACTGGGCAGATCTCGCCTCGGCCAGCTCCCCCACAGGAAGACTCCCCATCCTCAGAAGCAAAGAGCAGGGGACCCACCCCACCAGCCACAGGCCCACGGGACGCCAGGCCTTCTCGAAGGAGTAGCCAGCCATCCCCAACAGCAGTACCAGCCTCTGACAGCCCTCCCACCAAGCAAG atgtaaagaaggcaggagagagacacaAGCTTGCCAAAGAGCGACGAGAAGAGCGGGCCAAGTACCTGG CGgccaagaaggcagtgtggctggagaaggaggagaaggccAAGGCGCTTCGGGAGAAGCAGCTCCAGGAGCGCCGCCGACGATTGGAGGAGCAGCGGCTTAAAGCCGAGCAGCGCCGGGCTGCCCTGGAGGAGCGGCAGAGGCAGAAGCTTGAGAAAAACAAG GAACGCTATGAAGCAGCCATCCAGCGGTCAGTGAAGAAGACCTGGGCTGAAATCCGGCAGCAgcgctggtcctgggcaggggcCCTGCACCACAGCTCCCCCGGAC ATCGCAGCCTGCAGCTGAGCGCTTGGGAGAGCAGCATTGTGGATCGTCTGATGACGCCCACCCTCTCCTTCCTGGCTCGGAGTCGCAGCGCGGTTACACTGCCCAGAAACGGCCGGGACCAGG CCGTGCCAGTGTGCCCTCGCTCAGCCTCCGCCAGCCCGCTAACGCCTTGTAGCGCCCCTCGGAGCGCGCACCGCTGCACCCCGTCTGGGGAGCGCGCGGAGCGACGCAAGTCCGGTGCCGGCGGCAGCCCCGCATTGGCCCGCCGCCGGCTGGAAGCCACGCCG GTGctgaaaaaggagaagaaggacaAGGAGCGGGAAAACGAGAAGGAAAAGAGCGCCCTGGCCCGCGAGCGCCTCAAGAAGCGGCAGTCGTTACCAGCCTCTGTGCGACCCAGGCTCTCCGCCGCCGCCGGTGCTGAGCTCAG cCCTAAGTCCAAGGCCCGGCCATCCTCTCCCTCAACAACCTGGCACAGACCTGcctccccctgccccagcccaGGACCAGGTCAGACCCTTCCTCCAAAACCACCATCCCCCCGAAGCACCACTGCATCGCCCAAGGGGCGGGTTcggaggaaggaggaggcaaaAGAGAGCCCCAGCCCATCAGGGCCTGAGGACAAGAACCGCAGCAAGAGCAGAACCATCGAGAAGGAGCCAGCGGCCCCAGCTTCACCAGCGCCCTCCCCAGTGCCCTCACCGACCCCAGCCCAGCCTCAGAAGGAGCAGCCCTCAACAGAGATCCCTGCAG ACACCACCGTCCAGactgcccctcctcccactgcTCCTCCGGTGACCCCTAGCAAACCTATGGCTGGCACCACAGACCGGGAAGAAGCCACTCGGCTCCTGGCTGAGAAGCGGCGCCAGGCTCGGGAACAGAGGGAACGCGAAGAACAGGAGCGGAAGCTGCAGGCCGAAAGGGACAA ACGAATGCGGGAGGAGCAGCTGGCACGGGAGGCCGAGGCCCGGGCTGAACGCGAGGCTGAGGCCCGGAGACGGGAGGAGCAGGAGGCTCGAGAGAAGGCCCAGGctgagcaggaggagcaggagcggCTGCAGAAGCAG AAAGAGGAAGCCGAAGCTCGGTCCCGGGAAGAAGCTGAGCGCCAGCGCCTGGAGCGGGAAAAGCACTTccagaaggaggagcaggagagacaaGAGCGGAGAAAG CGGCTGGAGGAGATAATGAAGAGGACCCGGAAGTCAGAAGCTGCTGAAACCAAG AAGCGGGATGGAAAGGAGCCCACGGTCAACAATTCCTGTCCAG ACCCTGTGAAAGCTGCAGAGACTCGGCCCTCAGGGCTACAGAAGGATTCTGTCCAGAAAGAGGAGCTGGCCCCTCAGGAGCCACAGTGGAG TCTGCCAAGCAAGGAGATGCCAGGGTCCCTGGTAAATGGCCTGCAGCCTCTCCCAGCGCACCAGGAGAATGGCTTCTCCCCAAAGGGAACCGCTGGAGAAAAAGGTCTGGGTCGAACACCAGAGGGACTCCTCCCATTTGCAGAGGCAGAAGCCTTCCTCAAGAAAGCAGTGGTTCAGCCCCCACAGGTCACAG aAGTCCTTTAA
- the Map7d1 gene encoding MAP7 domain-containing protein 1 isoform X6, which translates to MENGPRTEPGPGAPAAMIARIPAEPRPSPEGDPSPPPPPTPMSALVPDTPPDTPPAMKNATSPKQLPLEPETPTGQISPRPAPPQEDSPSSEAKSRGPTPPATGPRDARPSRRSSQPSPTAVPASDSPPTKQDVKKAGERHKLAKERREERAKYLAAKKAVWLEKEEKAKALREKQLQERRRRLEEQRLKAEQRRAALEERQRQKLEKNKERYEAAIQRSVKKTWAEIRQQRWSWAGALHHSSPGHRSLQLSAWESSIVDRLMTPTLSFLARSRSAVTLPRNGRDQGRGSGPGRRPTRGRAGASLAPGPHSDRTHPSAAVPVCPRSASASPLTPCSAPRSAHRCTPSGERAERRKSGAGGSPALARRRLEATPVLKKEKKDKERENEKEKSALARERLKKRQSLPASVRPRLSAAAGAELSPKSKARPSSPSTTWHRPASPCPSPGPGQTLPPKPPSPRSTTASPKGRVRRKEEAKESPSPSGPEDKNRSKSRTIEKEPAAPASPAPSPVPSPTPAQPQKEQPSTEIPADTTVQTAPPPTAPPVTPSKPMAGTTDREEATRLLAEKRRQAREQREREEQERKLQAERDKRMREEQLAREAEARAEREAEARRREEQEAREKAQAEQEEQERLQKQKEEAEARSREEAERQRLEREKHFQKEEQERQERRKRLEEIMKRTRKSEAAETKKRDGKEPTVNNSCPDPVKAAETRPSGLQKDSVQKEELAPQEPQWSLPSKEMPGSLVNGLQPLPAHQENGFSPKGTAGEKGLGRTPEGLLPFAEAEAFLKKAVVQPPQVTEVL; encoded by the exons CTATGATAGCCAGGATTCCCGCAGAGCCAAGACCTTCTCCAGAAGGCGACCCTTCCCCTCCACCGCCACCGACACCGATGTCAGCCTTGGTTCCTGACACTCCCCCGGACACCCCTCCTGCCATGAAGAATGCCACTAGTCCTAAGCAGCTCCCACTGGAACCAGAGACTCCCACTGGGCAGATCTCGCCTCGGCCAGCTCCCCCACAGGAAGACTCCCCATCCTCAGAAGCAAAGAGCAGGGGACCCACCCCACCAGCCACAGGCCCACGGGACGCCAGGCCTTCTCGAAGGAGTAGCCAGCCATCCCCAACAGCAGTACCAGCCTCTGACAGCCCTCCCACCAAGCAAG atgtaaagaaggcaggagagagacacaAGCTTGCCAAAGAGCGACGAGAAGAGCGGGCCAAGTACCTGG CGgccaagaaggcagtgtggctggagaaggaggagaaggccAAGGCGCTTCGGGAGAAGCAGCTCCAGGAGCGCCGCCGACGATTGGAGGAGCAGCGGCTTAAAGCCGAGCAGCGCCGGGCTGCCCTGGAGGAGCGGCAGAGGCAGAAGCTTGAGAAAAACAAG GAACGCTATGAAGCAGCCATCCAGCGGTCAGTGAAGAAGACCTGGGCTGAAATCCGGCAGCAgcgctggtcctgggcaggggcCCTGCACCACAGCTCCCCCGGAC ATCGCAGCCTGCAGCTGAGCGCTTGGGAGAGCAGCATTGTGGATCGTCTGATGACGCCCACCCTCTCCTTCCTGGCTCGGAGTCGCAGCGCGGTTACACTGCCCAGAAACGGCCGGGACCAGGGTAGGGGCAGCGGCCCTGGGAGACGCCCCACAAGGGGCCGGGCAGGGGCCAGCCTCGCGCCTGGGCCACACTCCGACCGCACTCATCCCTCTGCAGCCGTGCCAGTGTGCCCTCGCTCAGCCTCCGCCAGCCCGCTAACGCCTTGTAGCGCCCCTCGGAGCGCGCACCGCTGCACCCCGTCTGGGGAGCGCGCGGAGCGACGCAAGTCCGGTGCCGGCGGCAGCCCCGCATTGGCCCGCCGCCGGCTGGAAGCCACGCCG GTGctgaaaaaggagaagaaggacaAGGAGCGGGAAAACGAGAAGGAAAAGAGCGCCCTGGCCCGCGAGCGCCTCAAGAAGCGGCAGTCGTTACCAGCCTCTGTGCGACCCAGGCTCTCCGCCGCCGCCGGTGCTGAGCTCAG cCCTAAGTCCAAGGCCCGGCCATCCTCTCCCTCAACAACCTGGCACAGACCTGcctccccctgccccagcccaGGACCAGGTCAGACCCTTCCTCCAAAACCACCATCCCCCCGAAGCACCACTGCATCGCCCAAGGGGCGGGTTcggaggaaggaggaggcaaaAGAGAGCCCCAGCCCATCAGGGCCTGAGGACAAGAACCGCAGCAAGAGCAGAACCATCGAGAAGGAGCCAGCGGCCCCAGCTTCACCAGCGCCCTCCCCAGTGCCCTCACCGACCCCAGCCCAGCCTCAGAAGGAGCAGCCCTCAACAGAGATCCCTGCAG ACACCACCGTCCAGactgcccctcctcccactgcTCCTCCGGTGACCCCTAGCAAACCTATGGCTGGCACCACAGACCGGGAAGAAGCCACTCGGCTCCTGGCTGAGAAGCGGCGCCAGGCTCGGGAACAGAGGGAACGCGAAGAACAGGAGCGGAAGCTGCAGGCCGAAAGGGACAA ACGAATGCGGGAGGAGCAGCTGGCACGGGAGGCCGAGGCCCGGGCTGAACGCGAGGCTGAGGCCCGGAGACGGGAGGAGCAGGAGGCTCGAGAGAAGGCCCAGGctgagcaggaggagcaggagcggCTGCAGAAGCAG AAAGAGGAAGCCGAAGCTCGGTCCCGGGAAGAAGCTGAGCGCCAGCGCCTGGAGCGGGAAAAGCACTTccagaaggaggagcaggagagacaaGAGCGGAGAAAG CGGCTGGAGGAGATAATGAAGAGGACCCGGAAGTCAGAAGCTGCTGAAACCAAG AAGCGGGATGGAAAGGAGCCCACGGTCAACAATTCCTGTCCAG ACCCTGTGAAAGCTGCAGAGACTCGGCCCTCAGGGCTACAGAAGGATTCTGTCCAGAAAGAGGAGCTGGCCCCTCAGGAGCCACAGTGGAG TCTGCCAAGCAAGGAGATGCCAGGGTCCCTGGTAAATGGCCTGCAGCCTCTCCCAGCGCACCAGGAGAATGGCTTCTCCCCAAAGGGAACCGCTGGAGAAAAAGGTCTGGGTCGAACACCAGAGGGACTCCTCCCATTTGCAGAGGCAGAAGCCTTCCTCAAGAAAGCAGTGGTTCAGCCCCCACAGGTCACAG aAGTCCTTTAA